GGCATGACGTAGCTGTTCCGCTGACCACGTTGCTGGACGCGGGGCGGGAGATGTGGTTTGCCAGGGCGTGCGAGTGGCTGGCCTCGGGGCCTGTGGAGGAGGCCGAGTTGGATCTGGAACTGGGCAAGCTCCTATTTCAGCGGGGCTGGTACGATGCGGCCGCCCGGCATCTTCTGGCCAGTGTCCGTGCCGGAGCCACTGACGCTGTCGCGCTCGGGCAGATGGGGGAGCTGGCTGCCCGAGGGGGGTTGCCGGCGGATGCACGGGCCTTCTACCGGCAGGCCATCAGGCTATCACCGAAGGTGCCCCGATACTGGGTTTCCCTGGCCGCCTCCTATCACGCGGCGGGCAATGATCGCGCGGGACTGCGGGTGCTCGACCTGGCGCGCCGCTGCACCGGGGGCGAGATTATCGAGGCTACTCGCATGGCGTTGGAGATCAGCAGTCGCTTGCGTTCAGATGGCCAGCACGCGCGTGGCCCTGCGTGCGGGAGTTTTTCGGGGGGGTGGCATCCATGAGCGTTCCGATCTTCAGTGTGTCGGGGCTGGCGACGGGGCTTGATTGGCGGAAGATCATCGATGAGCTTATGGCCGTCGAGAGACGGCCGATCCAGGTCCTGGAGCAGCGGAGGAGCGGCCTGGAAACGGTTAAGAACGCCTGGAGCGACCTGAAGCTGGCTCTTCAGGCCGTCGATACCAAGCTGGACCCGCTCTTGCTGAGCAGCACCTTCCAGGCGCGGGTGGCGGTGTCATCCAGTGAGGCAGTGGTGAAGGGTACGGCCTCGTCAGGAGCCTCCCTGGGCACCTACGCCATAGGCGTCCAGACGCTCGCGCAGGCTCAGGTGGTGGCTTCGGCGGCGCAATCCCAGGGTGCCCTGAGCTTGGCCGGCGACATCTATATCAACGGCAAGACCATCTCAGTGGTGACGACGGACGGGGTGGCCAGCATCCGGGACAAAATCAACGCCACGGCTGGAGTGGGTGTCACCGCTTCCGTGGTAGACACCATTGTGAGCGGCGTCACCAAGAGTATCCTGGTGCTGAAGAGCAACACCACGGGCACAGCCGGGGCCATGACCCTGTCCGAGGATGCCAACCAGGTCTTGACCAACCTGGGTGTACTGGTCAGCGGCAGCCCCAATGTTCAGGTGGCGGCGCAGGATGCCGAGCTCACAGTGGATGGCGTGGCCATAACCAGCGGGAGCAATACGGTAACCACCGCCGTGCCGGGGGTCACGCTGGAGCTTAAGGGTACCGGCTCAGCCACGCTGGAAGTGAAGGCCGATGTGGACAGCATGGTGGGCAAGATCAAGGACTTCGTGAACGCATACAACGGCGCCCTGTCTAAGCTGCGGATGTACCTCGCGAACGAGCCCAAGAGCGCAGGCCCTTTGGGAGGAGACCCCACCGCCCAGGGGATGGAGCGCCAGTTGCGTCAGCTGGCGTATGACTCGGTTTCCGGATTGCCTGCCGATATGGACAGCCTGTACGACATCGGCATCTCCACCTCGGACAAAACGGGGGCTCTCGCCATCGACGAGACCAAGCTCGGTGAAGCCCTGTCTGCCCGCGCGGGCGACGTGGCGAACCTCTTCTACTCGTCCGATCAAGCAGTGAAGAGCGTGGCGGAGAGACTCCGCGATGCCTTCCGGTTGTGGGTGCAGGCCGGTACCGGGGTTATCCCCACCCGGGAGTCCGGCCTGGACGATCTCATCGAGGACATGGCGGATCGCATGGAGGTCCTCGAGGAGCGTCTCAAGTTGCGGGAGCAAAGCCTGGTAGACCGGTTCGTCAACCTGGAGCGGAGCATGGCCGTGTTGCAGAGCCAGTCGGCCTGGCTGGAGCAGAAGCTGGCCGCCCTGCAGCCGGTGGAGTGAGCGGGCCCGGTGAGGGCAGGGGCTCCGCGAGTCCGACGCCGGCGGGACTGATGGGATGGCGAGGTGCGTCGACTGACGGCGAGGGAGGGAGACCGGTGAGCGTTTCCACGGTGCAGGAGGGGAGCAGATACTACCGGCAGACGCAGGTGCAGACCGCGAGTCCGGCCAAGCTGGTGTGGCTGATGCTGGACGGGGCGGCCCGCTTCAGCGCCCAGGCCCAGAAAGCAGCGCAGGCGGGAGATCTGGAGGAAGCGCACCGCAATATAGTACGGGTCCAGGACATCGTGGACGAGCTGGACTGCTCGCTCGACATGCGCGCCGGCGAAGTGGCCCAGGCGCTGGAGCGGGTATACGCCTTCGCGCGGAGCCGACTGGTGGAGGCCAACCTGCGCAAAGATCCGGAGTTGCTGGGTGTCCTCCGGGGGATGTTCGAAGAGTTACGGGCCACCTGGGAGCGGGCCATGCGCGCTGCACCTGCTGCGACGGTGTAGCCGCTGCTCAGGCGGTTGGGACGGCGTCCGGCGGGAGGCGAGGTGAGAGAATTGCCCGTGATGCGCGGGGAGCTGGTGCGTTACCGGCGTCTGCTGGAACTGGCGCGGGCGCAGCGGGACGCCGTCCTGGGCGGGCGCTTCGCCGATCTTCCTCAGATCCTCGCTGAGAGGCAGTCTCTCCTGCATGACCTTTCCGCCGTGGGTCGGGCCAGGGGGGTCGCAGGGGCCGGCGAGGTCGAACCGGGCGAGGCAGGAGCGGCTGGAGAGGTCGGGCAGGCCGGGGACACCGGAGAACCGGGAGAGGCACGAGCGGGCGGAGAGACCGGCCAGGCCGGGGACGCCGGTGAGGCCGGGGAAGCCGGGGACGACGGGGTCGAGCTGCCAGAGGAAGCGCGCGAGCTTCTTCGGGCCGTTCTGGAAGTGGATC
This genomic interval from Bacillota bacterium contains the following:
- the fliD gene encoding flagellar filament capping protein FliD, encoding MSVPIFSVSGLATGLDWRKIIDELMAVERRPIQVLEQRRSGLETVKNAWSDLKLALQAVDTKLDPLLLSSTFQARVAVSSSEAVVKGTASSGASLGTYAIGVQTLAQAQVVASAAQSQGALSLAGDIYINGKTISVVTTDGVASIRDKINATAGVGVTASVVDTIVSGVTKSILVLKSNTTGTAGAMTLSEDANQVLTNLGVLVSGSPNVQVAAQDAELTVDGVAITSGSNTVTTAVPGVTLELKGTGSATLEVKADVDSMVGKIKDFVNAYNGALSKLRMYLANEPKSAGPLGGDPTAQGMERQLRQLAYDSVSGLPADMDSLYDIGISTSDKTGALAIDETKLGEALSARAGDVANLFYSSDQAVKSVAERLRDAFRLWVQAGTGVIPTRESGLDDLIEDMADRMEVLEERLKLREQSLVDRFVNLERSMAVLQSQSAWLEQKLAALQPVE
- the fliS gene encoding flagellar export chaperone FliS; this encodes MSVSTVQEGSRYYRQTQVQTASPAKLVWLMLDGAARFSAQAQKAAQAGDLEEAHRNIVRVQDIVDELDCSLDMRAGEVAQALERVYAFARSRLVEANLRKDPELLGVLRGMFEELRATWERAMRAAPAATV
- a CDS encoding collagen-like protein; this encodes MRELPVMRGELVRYRRLLELARAQRDAVLGGRFADLPQILAERQSLLHDLSAVGRARGVAGAGEVEPGEAGAAGEVGQAGDTGEPGEARAGGETGQAGDAGEAGEAGDDGVELPEEARELLRAVLEVDRECHGLVLERLKHVEGDLATTRAALQGSRAYRLSLEAGRVSRILDEVK